The Solea solea chromosome 19, fSolSol10.1, whole genome shotgun sequence genome has a window encoding:
- the agpat2 gene encoding 1-acyl-sn-glycerol-3-phosphate acyltransferase beta yields MDVQWMVLLLLIPLLLWTSSTFVFYFKKCFYVAWMMLLAVVGIPLCILKSGGRDVENMRIIRSLVRHVKYFLGLRFEVSGWEHLQTEGPYVIISNHQSSLDVLGLMEILPDRCTMIAKKELVYAGTVGLICWLGGIVFINRKKTSDAKHVMADAAQTMLDDQIRLWVFPEGTRNQKGDLLPFKKGAFHLAVQAQVPIIPIVFSSYSNFYLRKEKQFKSGTIRLNILPKIETRGMTTDDVADLTDKSFNVMRSAFLGISHSVTQSNGPVRH; encoded by the exons ATGGATGTGCAATGGAtggtactgctgctgctgatcccGCTGCTGTTGTGGACCAGCAGcacgtttgttttttatttcaaaaagtgCTTTTACGTCGCCTGGATGATGTTGCTGGCCGTGGTCGGCATTCCTCTTTGTATCCTGAAAAGCGGAGGCAGAGACGTTGAAAACATGAG GATTATCCGCTCCCTGGTCCGTCATGTGAAATATTTCCTGGGTCTTCGGTTTGAAGTGAGCGGCTGGGAGCATCTGCAGACAGAGGGCCCCTATGTCATCATCTCCAACCATCAGAGCTCCCTGGATGTTCTGG GCCTGATGGAGATCTTACCCGACCGGTGCACCATGATCGCCAAGAAGGAGCTGGTCTACGCTGGTACAGTCGGCCTCATTTGCTGGCTGGGTGGCATCGTCTTCATCAACCGCAAGAAGACGAGTGACGCCAAACACGTCATGGCTGACGCCGCGCAGACCATGTTGGACGACCAG ATTCGTCTGTGGGTGTTCCCAGAAGGCACACGGAACCAGAAAGGTGACCTGTTGCCCTTTAAAAAAGGTGCTTTCCACCTGGCAGTGCAGGCACAA GTGCCCATCATACCCATTGTTTTCTCCTCCTACAGCAACTTCTAcctgagaaaagaaaagcagttcAAATCAG GGACCATCAGATTGAACATCCTTCCAAAGATCGAGACGAGGGGGATGACGACCGACGACGTGGCCGACCTCACCGACAAGTCCTTCAACGTGATGCGCTCTGCCTTCCTGGGCATCTCACACTCCGTAACCCAGAGCAACGGGCCCGTGAGGCACTGA